Proteins encoded by one window of Enterococcus saccharolyticus subsp. saccharolyticus:
- the sapS gene encoding two-component system sensor histidine kinase SapS: MSIWKYLKDQWWVFIGWFLFVGLTMFIIWLSPGVHLSVGTFWYLILIQSVVLGIILAVHYLSKRRWWQELSFHEGDSVLQKYLSTARSEEERLEQEFINQVIREHQENMQQVVTNQDEQKDYIDSWVHEIKVPLAASQLLLRSIEFDIEDNKYMALENELHRIDEYVDQVLYVARLDSFTKDYLIQETSLKQIIQPVLRSQANYFIQKNIRFTVEGDDQQVLTDSKWIGFIFRQLLSNAIKYTPENGTITIVLHKKREGVQLEMTDSGIGIPEEDMRRIFDKGFTGQNGRNAQTHSTGLGLYLAKNLAKQLGVTLTAESVVGTGTKMMLFFPMLSYYEEER; encoded by the coding sequence ATGAGTATTTGGAAATATTTAAAAGATCAGTGGTGGGTGTTTATTGGCTGGTTTCTTTTTGTGGGCTTAACGATGTTTATTATTTGGCTATCTCCCGGCGTGCATCTAAGCGTAGGCACTTTTTGGTATTTGATACTGATTCAAAGCGTGGTGTTAGGCATTATCTTAGCGGTGCATTATTTATCGAAACGTCGTTGGTGGCAAGAATTATCGTTTCATGAAGGCGATAGTGTGTTACAAAAATATCTTTCGACGGCGCGCAGTGAAGAAGAACGCTTGGAACAAGAATTTATCAACCAAGTCATTCGCGAACACCAAGAAAATATGCAACAAGTAGTCACCAATCAAGATGAGCAAAAAGATTATATTGATTCATGGGTTCATGAAATCAAAGTTCCTTTAGCGGCCAGTCAATTGTTATTACGTTCCATTGAATTTGATATTGAGGATAACAAGTACATGGCTTTAGAAAATGAATTGCATCGGATTGATGAGTATGTTGACCAAGTGTTATATGTCGCACGTTTGGACAGTTTTACCAAAGATTATTTGATTCAAGAAACATCATTGAAACAGATTATTCAACCTGTATTACGTAGCCAAGCCAATTATTTTATTCAAAAAAATATTCGATTTACAGTCGAAGGAGACGACCAACAAGTGTTAACAGACTCTAAATGGATTGGCTTCATTTTTCGTCAGTTATTAAGCAATGCGATTAAATATACGCCAGAAAATGGCACGATTACTATCGTGCTACACAAAAAACGTGAAGGTGTGCAGTTGGAAATGACAGATAGTGGCATTGGCATTCCAGAAGAAGACATGCGTCGGATTTTTGATAAAGGTTTTACTGGTCAAAATGGGCGTAACGCACAAACACATTCAACAGGGCTTGGATTATATTTAGCTAAAAATTTGGCAAAACAATTAGGTGTGACGTTAACAGCAGAATCGGTTGTCGGAACAGGGACGAAGATGATGTTATTTTTCCCTATGCTTAGTTACTATGAAGAAGAACGCTAA
- a CDS encoding toxic anion resistance protein, producing MTDTPKTDVTDTLEDLLSDPFAANLDSLTTTQKQEISSLQEQQKAPRLIDQLPESRQQQAKELAAKIDATDQQAVITYGAAAQTKLSDFSQSMLNHVQAADIGPVGDSLTELMYRLQEANPDDLRAGEGSIFKRMFGKVKQSIYEITAKYQKIGAQIDKVAVKLDKEKEGLLKDNLMLEQLYNKNKDYFDALNIYIAAGELKMEELQTQIIPEALDKAQKTGDQMDVQIANDYSQFLDRLDKRTHDLRLARQITIQQAPQIRLIQNTNQALAEKIHASINTAIPLWKNQVVIALTLLRQKDAATAQRQVSETTNDLLRKNSEMLKVSAIETARENERGIVDIETLQQTQNDLVETIQETLRIQQEGKEKRRNAEVELGMMEEDLKQRLLDITSGNQN from the coding sequence ATGACTGACACACCTAAAACAGATGTTACCGATACATTAGAAGATTTATTAAGCGATCCATTTGCTGCCAACTTAGATTCATTAACAACTACGCAAAAACAAGAAATCTCATCGTTACAAGAACAACAAAAAGCACCTCGTTTAATTGACCAGTTGCCAGAAAGTCGTCAACAACAAGCCAAAGAATTAGCGGCAAAAATTGATGCAACTGACCAACAAGCTGTCATTACATACGGTGCAGCGGCACAAACAAAACTAAGTGATTTTTCACAATCGATGTTAAATCATGTACAAGCAGCCGATATTGGACCTGTAGGCGACTCATTAACAGAATTGATGTATCGTCTGCAAGAAGCCAATCCCGACGATTTACGTGCTGGTGAAGGTAGTATCTTCAAGCGTATGTTTGGTAAAGTGAAACAATCGATTTATGAAATTACCGCCAAATACCAAAAAATTGGCGCACAAATCGATAAAGTTGCTGTGAAGTTGGACAAGGAAAAAGAAGGATTATTAAAAGATAACTTAATGCTTGAACAGCTTTACAACAAAAACAAAGATTATTTTGATGCGTTAAACATCTATATCGCAGCTGGTGAATTAAAAATGGAAGAATTACAAACGCAAATTATTCCTGAAGCTCTAGACAAAGCGCAAAAAACAGGCGACCAAATGGATGTGCAAATCGCAAACGACTATTCACAATTCTTAGATCGTTTAGACAAACGCACGCATGATTTGCGTTTAGCACGCCAAATTACCATTCAACAAGCACCACAGATTCGTTTGATTCAAAATACAAACCAAGCTTTAGCAGAAAAAATTCACGCATCCATCAATACAGCAATTCCATTGTGGAAAAACCAAGTGGTCATTGCCTTAACATTACTACGTCAAAAAGATGCCGCAACAGCACAACGTCAAGTATCTGAGACAACAAATGATTTATTACGTAAAAACTCAGAAATGTTGAAAGTGTCGGCTATCGAAACAGCTCGTGAAAACGAACGTGGAATCGTGGATATCGAAACCTTGCAACAAACACAAAATGACTTAGTCGAAACAATCCAAGAAACATTACGCATCCAACAAGAAGGAAAAGAAAAACGTCGCAATGCGGAAGTGGAATTGGGAATGATGGAAGAAGACTTGAAACAACGTCTCTTAGACATCACTTCAGGCAACCAAAATTAA
- a CDS encoding ABC transporter ATP-binding protein — translation MARNKFDVDEELTREFNWSHYQRLGGYIKPYRTAIFKVLFIIILANTAGMLGPYFTKIAIDDVIPQKNIPLLLGLGMIFLLSLFVIAWCMKYRILAITEIGQDILKDMRSSIFEHLQRLPFSYFDNRPHGKILIRVVNYINTLSDLLSNGLINLISDIFSVIITLLFMFFIDVKLTLYSLALLPILFILVMVITSQQRKAYQALSNKQSNLNAYIHESIAGIKITQSFAREKKNYEIFNEVSEEFRTSWMHAVKIQFLLWPGVQNISVLTTCLIYFLGIRQMGVDVSTGTLIAFIGYINNFWNPVISIGNFYNSLVTATAYLERIFETMDEVPDIQDAPEAKVLPPIQGRVDFEEVTFRYEEGKNILNHVTFHITPGQSIALVGPTGAGKTTIINLLSRFYDVNEGYVKVDGYDVREVTLHSLRTQMGVMLQDTFVFSGTILENIRYGRLDATEEEIIAAAKIVRAHDFISELKEGYQTIVEERGSTLSAGQRQLISFARALLADPKILILDEATSSIDTKTEELLQQGLQELLKGRTSFIIAHRLSTIKNSSQIFYIDQGQIVEAGTHDELMAQKGKYHHLYQSQYDLIHTN, via the coding sequence ATGGCACGAAATAAATTCGATGTAGATGAGGAATTGACCCGTGAATTTAATTGGTCACATTATCAGCGTTTAGGCGGATATATTAAACCTTATCGTACAGCCATTTTTAAGGTGTTATTCATCATTATTTTGGCGAATACAGCAGGAATGTTAGGGCCATATTTCACAAAAATTGCGATTGATGATGTGATTCCTCAAAAAAATATTCCGTTACTGTTAGGGTTAGGTATGATTTTTTTACTTTCGCTTTTTGTGATTGCCTGGTGTATGAAGTATCGTATTTTAGCAATTACAGAAATTGGGCAAGACATTTTGAAAGATATGCGTTCGTCCATTTTTGAACATCTACAACGCCTGCCCTTCTCGTATTTTGATAATCGTCCTCATGGAAAAATTTTGATTCGTGTTGTGAATTATATCAATACGTTAAGTGATTTGTTGAGTAATGGGCTAATTAATTTAATTTCTGATATTTTTAGTGTCATTATTACGTTGTTGTTTATGTTTTTCATTGATGTCAAATTGACGTTGTATAGTTTGGCGTTGTTGCCTATTTTATTTATTTTGGTGATGGTGATTACTAGTCAACAACGTAAAGCGTACCAAGCTTTGAGTAATAAACAATCGAATTTAAATGCTTATATTCACGAAAGTATTGCGGGGATTAAGATCACTCAATCGTTCGCGCGTGAGAAAAAGAATTATGAGATTTTTAATGAAGTCAGTGAAGAATTTCGGACTTCATGGATGCACGCTGTAAAAATCCAATTTTTATTATGGCCTGGTGTTCAAAATATTTCCGTATTAACGACGTGCCTGATTTATTTCTTAGGCATTCGGCAAATGGGCGTGGACGTTTCGACGGGAACATTGATCGCTTTTATTGGGTACATTAATAATTTTTGGAACCCTGTCATTAGTATCGGTAATTTTTACAATTCATTGGTAACAGCGACAGCTTATTTAGAACGCATTTTTGAAACGATGGATGAAGTTCCTGATATTCAAGATGCACCCGAGGCAAAAGTATTGCCACCGATTCAAGGGCGTGTTGATTTTGAAGAAGTGACGTTCCGCTATGAAGAAGGCAAAAATATTTTAAATCATGTGACGTTTCATATTACTCCGGGACAGTCGATTGCGTTGGTGGGTCCAACTGGTGCAGGAAAAACAACAATTATTAATTTACTCAGTCGTTTTTATGATGTCAACGAAGGATATGTAAAAGTGGACGGTTACGATGTCCGCGAGGTGACATTGCATTCGCTACGAACACAAATGGGTGTGATGTTACAAGATACGTTTGTTTTCAGTGGGACTATTTTAGAAAATATTCGCTATGGTCGCTTAGATGCTACGGAAGAAGAAATTATCGCAGCAGCAAAAATTGTGCGTGCCCATGATTTTATCTCAGAGTTAAAAGAAGGGTATCAAACGATAGTAGAAGAACGAGGGAGTACCCTTTCTGCAGGGCAACGCCAATTAATATCTTTTGCTCGTGCTTTGTTGGCGGACCCGAAAATTTTGATTTTAGATGAAGCAACTTCCAGTATTGATACCAAAACCGAAGAGCTTTTACAACAAGGATTGCAAGAACTATTAAAAGGACGAACCTCATTTATTATTGCGCATCGTCTATCGACCATTAAAAATAGTTCTCAGATTTTTTATATCGATCAAGGGCAAATTGTCGAAGCCGGTACCCATGATGAGTTAATGGCACAAAAAGGCAAGTACCATCATTTGTACCAATCACAATACGATTTGATTCATACCAATTAA
- the sapR gene encoding two-component system response regulator SapR produces the protein MAKIMIVEDEAVIGQLIMEELEKWQFDTFGTTDFHQVLLDFKTEEPQLILLDINLPVFDGYYWCQKIREISKVPIIFISSRNTNMDMIMAMNMGADDFITKPFELDVLVAKINALLRRSYNYVENNSETISHNGLVLNVDNGSVDVNGEVIDLSKNEYRLLYILMKNHGKILSREKLLRALWDDERFVDDNTLTVNINRLRRKIEQAGVKGYIETKVGQGYIIP, from the coding sequence ATGGCAAAAATTATGATTGTAGAAGACGAAGCAGTTATTGGTCAATTAATTATGGAAGAATTAGAAAAATGGCAATTCGATACATTTGGTACGACTGATTTTCATCAAGTCTTATTAGATTTTAAAACAGAAGAACCACAATTAATTTTGTTGGATATTAACTTACCGGTCTTTGATGGGTACTACTGGTGTCAAAAGATTCGTGAAATCTCAAAAGTTCCGATTATTTTTATTTCCAGTCGTAACACAAATATGGATATGATTATGGCGATGAATATGGGTGCCGATGATTTTATTACGAAACCATTTGAGTTAGACGTCTTAGTAGCGAAAATTAATGCATTATTGCGTCGCTCGTATAACTATGTAGAAAACAATAGTGAAACGATTAGCCATAATGGATTAGTGCTGAACGTGGATAATGGTAGTGTCGATGTGAACGGCGAAGTGATTGATTTAAGTAAAAATGAGTACCGTCTTTTGTATATTTTGATGAAAAATCACGGGAAAATTTTAAGTCGTGAGAAGTTACTACGTGCGTTATGGGACGATGAACGATTTGTAGATGATAATACCTTAACTGTGAATATTAATCGTTTACGTCGCAAAATAGAACAAGCTGGTGTAAAAGGCTATATCGAGACGAAGGTTGGTCAAGGATACATTATTCCATGA
- a CDS encoding 5-bromo-4-chloroindolyl phosphate hydrolysis family protein has protein sequence MKRSTWTIIGLVTIGAIIFGTMLSDYFPVLLLIGGVLLVVYGFKGKSAPVSNNSLPVLSKKREQTYLESGMSYREIEFFRETLNQAKQEIEKLQANISQNAKLKAIDLRHDTIRAAKALFKELVKEPTRLNEASHFLYTHLPNMVDLTNKYLEINNHEIKSRDTYEKMEESIQIIDQMASLITQDYQKFVADDLEELDVELSIAKQSIKRENQYKEEVR, from the coding sequence ATGAAACGTTCAACTTGGACTATTATTGGTCTTGTCACTATCGGTGCGATTATTTTTGGCACGATGTTATCAGATTACTTCCCTGTTCTTTTACTAATTGGCGGTGTTCTACTGGTTGTGTATGGTTTCAAAGGAAAATCCGCACCAGTTTCAAACAATAGTTTGCCTGTTTTATCAAAAAAACGTGAGCAAACCTATCTTGAAAGCGGAATGTCTTATCGTGAAATTGAGTTTTTCCGTGAAACCTTAAATCAAGCCAAACAAGAAATTGAAAAGCTGCAAGCAAACATCAGTCAAAATGCTAAATTAAAAGCGATTGACTTACGCCACGATACAATTCGTGCAGCCAAAGCCTTGTTTAAAGAGTTGGTTAAAGAACCAACACGTTTAAACGAAGCCAGTCATTTTCTTTATACACACTTACCAAATATGGTTGATTTAACAAATAAATATTTAGAAATCAACAATCACGAAATTAAAAGTCGTGACACCTATGAAAAAATGGAAGAAAGTATTCAAATTATCGACCAAATGGCATCGTTGATTACACAAGACTATCAAAAATTTGTGGCGGATGATTTAGAAGAATTAGACGTAGAGTTATCTATTGCAAAACAAAGCATTAAAAGAGAAAATCAATATAAAGAAGAAGTGAGATAA
- a CDS encoding ABC transporter ATP-binding protein yields MNNFQWIWHYAKIYKGRMVLALIFVVMNAILIIVNPVVSGMLVDQVIDQGKGNLLVPLLGIMIGITLFRTIIRYLYQMMFERIGQNVLFQLRKDMYKKLQELDFDFFNHTRVGDIMARMTGDTDAIRHFVSWVSYNIIECILWFVTAIMMMATINLPLMLALVVITPVIYFLTMKMSKEAHPVFFDIRESFSRLNSMVEENIGGNRVVKAFAREPYEIEKFHAYNEDYKQKNMASAKVSGKYLPWLDMLAGSLNLTTLVLGGWFVIQGQMSLGNLITFNGFLWMLNQPMRMSGWLINDVQRFSASCVKIRQVMNTQATIPVEGEEAVAIQGYVTFDHVSFHFSDDPNSNVLEDVSFKIAPGQTLGILGETGSGKTTLVNLVARFYDPTSGRVLIDGKDAKSYPVRQLRENISMVMQDVFLFSDTIEDNIAFGNPYADEAYIQRVAEIADAHHFISRMPEGYETIVGERGVGLSGGQKQRISLARALAKDPAILILDDTTSAVDMETESKIQKELTALTDAKTTFIIAHRISSVREADLILMMEKGRVVEAGTHQELVAKKGFYYDVYQKQLGLVDGEVK; encoded by the coding sequence ATGAATAATTTTCAATGGATTTGGCATTACGCCAAAATTTATAAAGGACGCATGGTTCTAGCACTTATTTTTGTTGTAATGAATGCTATCTTAATTATTGTAAATCCAGTCGTTTCAGGAATGCTTGTTGACCAAGTGATTGATCAAGGAAAGGGAAATTTATTGGTGCCCTTATTAGGAATCATGATCGGGATTACGTTATTTCGAACAATCATCCGTTATTTGTATCAGATGATGTTCGAACGGATTGGTCAAAATGTGTTGTTTCAACTTCGGAAAGATATGTATAAGAAGTTGCAAGAATTAGATTTCGATTTTTTTAACCATACACGTGTCGGTGATATTATGGCCCGAATGACAGGCGATACAGATGCGATTCGCCATTTTGTTTCATGGGTATCGTATAACATTATTGAATGTATTTTATGGTTTGTGACCGCTATTATGATGATGGCAACGATTAATTTGCCATTAATGCTGGCATTAGTGGTGATTACACCAGTGATTTATTTCTTAACGATGAAAATGTCCAAAGAAGCACACCCAGTCTTTTTTGACATTCGTGAGAGTTTTTCACGTTTAAACTCAATGGTGGAAGAAAATATAGGTGGGAACCGAGTAGTAAAAGCTTTTGCACGCGAACCCTACGAAATTGAAAAATTCCATGCCTACAATGAAGATTATAAGCAAAAAAACATGGCATCAGCAAAAGTTTCAGGGAAATATTTACCTTGGTTAGATATGTTGGCAGGTAGTTTAAATTTAACGACGTTAGTATTAGGTGGCTGGTTTGTGATTCAAGGACAGATGTCATTAGGTAATTTAATTACATTTAATGGTTTTTTATGGATGCTCAATCAACCAATGCGTATGAGTGGTTGGTTGATTAATGATGTGCAACGTTTTTCTGCTTCTTGTGTCAAAATTCGCCAAGTGATGAACACGCAAGCAACAATTCCAGTGGAAGGTGAAGAAGCGGTTGCTATTCAAGGGTATGTGACATTCGACCATGTGTCCTTTCATTTTTCAGATGATCCAAATAGCAATGTGTTAGAAGATGTTTCGTTTAAAATTGCCCCAGGACAAACCCTTGGTATTTTGGGTGAAACAGGATCAGGGAAAACCACCTTAGTCAATTTAGTGGCGCGTTTTTACGATCCGACGAGTGGACGGGTCTTAATTGATGGCAAAGATGCAAAAAGTTATCCTGTTCGTCAATTACGCGAAAATATTTCAATGGTCATGCAAGATGTCTTTTTATTTTCAGACACAATTGAGGACAATATTGCTTTTGGGAATCCTTATGCAGATGAAGCTTATATTCAGCGCGTAGCCGAAATTGCAGATGCGCATCATTTTATTAGTCGCATGCCAGAAGGATATGAAACGATTGTCGGTGAACGTGGTGTGGGCTTATCAGGCGGTCAAAAACAGCGGATTTCTTTAGCCCGAGCCTTGGCAAAAGACCCAGCAATTTTAATCTTAGATGACACGACTTCGGCAGTGGATATGGAAACTGAATCGAAAATTCAAAAAGAACTAACGGCACTAACCGATGCGAAGACCACGTTCATTATTGCCCACCGTATTTCTTCTGTGCGTGAAGCCGATTTGATTTTGATGATGGAAAAAGGACGTGTCGTTGAAGCTGGAACGCATCAAGAATTGGTAGCGAAAAAAGGCTTTTATTACGATGTTTATCAGAAGCAACTTGGTTTAGTAGACGGGGAGGTGAAGTAA
- a CDS encoding GRP family sugar transporter has protein sequence MTILIALVPMLAWGSIGLVSGKIGGDANQQTLGMTIGAFLFSLVLFITLQPTITPWICLIGFLSGLFWSVGQNGQFHGMKYMGVSVGLPMSTGMQLALNTLAGAVFFHEWTQTRDFVIGLCALFFLVFGAYLTARQDDEKAVETSGRLYDFGKGFRALIFSTIGYGAYTIVITWAKLDPLAIILPQSIGMIMGASLFAFRKVKIDAFVWKNMASGLLWGIGNVCMLMTVQQIGLAIGFSLSQMGIIISTLGGIFILGESKTKKEFRFVIVGCLMVIIGGLLLGYLKAL, from the coding sequence ATGACAATTTTAATTGCCTTAGTACCAATGCTTGCTTGGGGAAGCATTGGACTTGTGAGTGGGAAAATTGGTGGCGATGCCAATCAACAAACGTTAGGGATGACGATTGGTGCGTTTCTATTTTCTCTCGTATTATTCATTACTTTACAACCAACTATTACCCCTTGGATTTGTTTGATTGGTTTTTTATCCGGTCTTTTTTGGTCAGTCGGACAAAACGGTCAATTCCATGGAATGAAATACATGGGCGTTTCTGTAGGACTACCGATGTCGACAGGGATGCAGTTAGCGTTAAATACGTTAGCAGGTGCAGTCTTTTTTCATGAATGGACCCAAACACGTGATTTTGTGATTGGTTTATGTGCGTTATTCTTCTTAGTTTTTGGTGCTTATTTGACTGCTCGCCAAGATGATGAGAAAGCTGTTGAGACTTCGGGACGTTTGTATGATTTTGGTAAGGGTTTCCGCGCGTTAATTTTCTCAACAATTGGTTATGGTGCGTATACAATTGTTATTACTTGGGCAAAATTAGATCCGTTAGCAATTATTTTGCCACAAAGTATTGGCATGATCATGGGCGCTAGTTTATTTGCTTTTAGAAAAGTAAAAATTGATGCGTTTGTGTGGAAAAATATGGCTTCAGGTTTGTTATGGGGAATTGGAAATGTGTGTATGTTAATGACTGTGCAACAAATCGGTTTAGCCATTGGTTTCTCACTATCACAAATGGGAATTATCATTTCAACATTAGGTGGTATTTTTATTTTAGGTGAAAGTAAAACGAAGAAGGAATTCCGTTTTGTCATCGTGGGCTGTCTCATGGTGATTATTGGCGGACTATTGTTAGGTTACTTAAAAGCTTTATAA
- a CDS encoding amino acid permease, protein MKVFRKKSADKQALSYLTKELTLKDLIMLGIGAVIGTGIFVITGQASANYAGPALSASFIVAAIVVILSGLCFAEFASRVPISGGPYGYMYVVFGELSAWMAGWFLICEYMLAVSSVASGWSGYVQGFLGSINLSLPHALTASYNPKEGTYVDLIAALVIIFITLWVTQEVKKALRLNNLMVWVKFGIIILFIVVGVFYVDPNNWQPFMPYGTKGIMNGAALVFFAFLGFDAISMAAEEVKNPQKDIPRGIIGAIVIATLLYITVTMILTGIVPFEQLGIGDPVAFAMRYVNKGLIGSIISVGAILTLLTVTISMLYSLARLIYAISKDGLLPSFLQKIDEKRRTPKNATYVAGGIALFFAAAFPLTILAELTNITGLACLVMMSLGILRLRKQLGAPKKGEFRVPFVPVLPLVSVIACIFLMTRFSGVTWLVFGITSVIGLIIYFVYGYQHSHLNKK, encoded by the coding sequence ATGAAAGTATTTAGAAAAAAGTCAGCGGATAAACAAGCACTCAGCTATTTAACGAAAGAACTGACTTTAAAAGATTTAATTATGTTGGGCATTGGCGCCGTTATCGGCACAGGGATTTTTGTCATCACTGGTCAAGCTTCTGCCAATTATGCTGGGCCTGCGTTAAGTGCATCCTTTATTGTTGCGGCAATTGTAGTCATTTTAAGTGGGTTGTGTTTTGCAGAATTTGCTTCACGTGTGCCAATTTCAGGGGGCCCTTATGGCTACATGTATGTCGTTTTTGGTGAATTAAGTGCTTGGATGGCAGGTTGGTTTTTAATCTGTGAGTATATGTTAGCCGTATCATCTGTGGCATCAGGATGGTCGGGATATGTTCAAGGATTTTTAGGAAGTATCAATCTTTCGTTACCACATGCATTAACTGCCAGTTACAATCCCAAAGAAGGAACGTATGTTGATTTAATTGCTGCACTGGTGATTATTTTTATCACGTTATGGGTAACGCAAGAAGTGAAAAAAGCCTTGCGATTAAATAATTTGATGGTCTGGGTGAAATTTGGCATTATCATTTTATTTATTGTTGTTGGAGTATTTTATGTGGACCCGAATAATTGGCAACCATTTATGCCTTATGGAACAAAAGGGATTATGAATGGTGCTGCCTTGGTTTTCTTTGCCTTTTTAGGGTTTGATGCGATTTCGATGGCAGCAGAGGAAGTCAAAAATCCTCAAAAAGACATTCCTAGAGGGATTATTGGGGCAATTGTTATTGCGACGTTACTGTATATTACAGTGACGATGATTCTAACTGGAATTGTTCCCTTTGAACAATTAGGTATTGGCGATCCAGTTGCGTTTGCGATGCGGTATGTCAATAAAGGACTTATCGGTTCAATTATTTCTGTTGGGGCTATTTTAACGCTGCTGACAGTAACGATTTCGATGTTGTATTCATTGGCACGATTGATTTATGCGATTAGTAAAGATGGTTTATTGCCAAGTTTCTTGCAAAAAATTGATGAGAAACGTCGGACACCTAAAAATGCGACCTATGTTGCAGGAGGCATTGCTTTGTTTTTTGCAGCCGCTTTTCCATTAACTATTTTGGCAGAATTGACAAACATCACTGGTTTAGCTTGTTTGGTGATGATGTCTCTAGGGATTTTACGCTTGCGTAAACAATTAGGAGCGCCAAAAAAAGGCGAATTTCGAGTGCCCTTTGTCCCAGTATTGCCACTGGTTTCAGTCATTGCGTGTATCTTTTTAATGACTCGTTTTAGTGGAGTGACCTGGTTGGTATTTGGGATTACTAGCGTTATTGGTTTAATCATTTATTTCGTATATGGTTACCAACATAGTCATTTGAATAAAAAATAA
- a CDS encoding phosphoglucomutase/phosphomannomutase: MTALEKLQNGSDIRGIAIATEEYPANLTPAAMEKIASGLIHWLRTKTGETPLVVGVGQDSRLSGASLKTALIDALIRQGVDVIDFHLATTPAMFMSTQFPEFACHAGVMLTASHLPYYFNGVKIFSRQGGAEKEDIQFILSHTEEQSAATGHVREADILTPYAQDLVQKIRQGIKGTPQEPLKGLKIIVDAGNGAGGFFADKVLQPLGADTTGSQFLEPDGHFPNHIPNPDNKEAMASIQEAVLANNADLGVIFDTDVDRSAVVTKTGDVLNRNNLIAVLSRIVLAEHPGTSIVTNSPTTDHLKEFIEALNGKQVRYISGYRNVINKAIQLNEAGIDSQLAIETSGHAAFKENYFLDDGAYVIAKILMLLPQLQAENQTLEGLIADLKQPAETQEVRFKLEADEYRALGEAVIAALATHQVAGWTVDPENDEGIRFKLSDTFGSGWFLLRMSLHEPLLVLQVENDEAGIIPSVLREIHQFLTAYEEVNQEKLVPFI; this comes from the coding sequence ATGACAGCATTAGAAAAATTGCAAAATGGTTCAGACATTCGCGGCATTGCGATTGCTACCGAAGAATATCCAGCTAATTTAACACCGGCTGCGATGGAAAAAATTGCTTCAGGTTTGATTCATTGGTTACGTACCAAAACAGGTGAGACACCACTTGTGGTTGGTGTCGGTCAAGACAGTCGTTTAAGTGGTGCCAGTTTAAAAACAGCTTTGATTGATGCGTTGATACGTCAAGGTGTCGATGTGATTGACTTTCATTTAGCGACCACACCCGCGATGTTTATGAGTACACAATTTCCAGAATTTGCGTGTCATGCAGGTGTCATGCTAACAGCAAGTCATTTACCTTATTACTTTAATGGTGTCAAAATTTTCAGTCGCCAAGGTGGAGCTGAAAAAGAAGATATTCAATTTATTTTAAGTCATACGGAAGAACAATCGGCTGCAACGGGTCACGTTCGTGAAGCGGATATTTTAACGCCTTATGCGCAAGATTTGGTGCAAAAGATTCGCCAAGGAATTAAAGGCACACCGCAAGAGCCGTTAAAAGGATTAAAAATCATTGTCGATGCGGGGAATGGTGCAGGTGGTTTCTTTGCAGATAAAGTCTTACAACCACTCGGTGCCGATACAACAGGTTCCCAATTTTTAGAACCAGATGGACATTTTCCAAACCATATTCCAAATCCAGATAATAAAGAAGCCATGGCGAGTATTCAAGAAGCGGTGTTAGCCAACAACGCTGATTTAGGGGTTATTTTTGATACGGATGTTGACCGTTCTGCGGTAGTGACCAAAACTGGTGATGTGCTAAATCGTAACAACTTAATTGCTGTGTTAAGTCGGATTGTTTTAGCGGAACATCCAGGGACGAGTATTGTCACTAATTCACCAACGACAGATCATCTAAAAGAATTTATTGAAGCGTTAAATGGCAAACAAGTGCGGTACATTTCAGGGTATCGTAATGTTATCAACAAAGCGATACAATTAAATGAAGCGGGGATTGATTCCCAATTAGCAATTGAGACAAGTGGACATGCTGCGTTTAAAGAGAACTATTTCTTAGACGATGGCGCGTATGTCATTGCTAAAATTTTGATGTTATTGCCACAATTGCAAGCGGAAAATCAAACATTAGAAGGATTGATTGCTGACTTGAAGCAACCAGCCGAAACCCAAGAAGTTCGTTTCAAATTAGAAGCCGACGAGTATCGTGCGTTAGGAGAAGCGGTGATTGCTGCTTTGGCTACACATCAAGTTGCGGGATGGACAGTTGATCCTGAAAATGACGAAGGGATTCGTTTTAAATTATCTGATACATTTGGTTCAGGGTGGTTCTTATTGCGCATGAGTTTGCATGAACCATTGTTAGTTTTGCAAGTTGAAAATGATGAAGCGGGAATCATTCCAAGTGTATTACGTGAAATCCATCAATTTTTAACGGCGTACGAAGAAGTGAATCAAGAAAAATTAGTCCCATTTATTTAA